The Bacillota bacterium genomic interval TCCGTACTCCTTCAGGACCCATGGAAGCGTCGCGGGGTTCGGTATGCACTGCAGACCGCCATCGAGGCCATTGCAGACGTCGCCTACCACATCTGTGCGAAGGGCTTTCATTATGCGCCCCCTGATCCGCATGAAGCGCTGGACCGCCTCGGGCAGGAGGGCGTTCTCACTACTGAGCTTCTATCCAGGTTGCACGGCATGGTCGGTCTAAGGAACCGTCTTGTGCACGGTTACATGGATGTCGATGACGCGCGGGTGCTCGCATTACTGAACGGGGGCCTTGGAGACTTCGACTCCTACGTGGCTCAGATCAAGGAGTTCCTTTCCAGGTTCCCGGGCGCCGGCGCGCCGCCCGTCGCACAGCCTCAAACGTAGACCGTTCTCGACCGCACCGCGAAGCCTCGCATGCCAGGGTCCCCAGGGCGGTCGATGCCGGGGGGACCAGCGGTTGGCCACAGCGCTGACGGCCGTCGGGCCCCTCCGACCATAACGCCCGGTCGCCGGGTGCAGCGGAATCCGGCTCAAACAGGACACCTGTTCTCATCGAGCAGGGCGTATTGCCCCGTTGCACCGGGACAATTGTCTCTTGGCCGCGTGACAACTCGGCGGCACAATAACGATAGCCATTCGTTAGACATAGCCGTTCTCCAGAAGGGAGCGGCGGTCGACCTCACACGAAGAGGGGGCTGCTCGATCGATGGGTTCCGAGTCCGTGGGACTGTCGAACCA includes:
- a CDS encoding DUF86 domain-containing protein; its protein translation is MDIDRQRVEERLAYIRGETTALRALLQSQTDVSVLLQDPWKRRGVRYALQTAIEAIADVAYHICAKGFHYAPPDPHEALDRLGQEGVLTTELLSRLHGMVGLRNRLVHGYMDVDDARVLALLNGGLGDFDSYVAQIKEFLSRFPGAGAPPVAQPQT